From a region of the Methanothrix sp. genome:
- a CDS encoding hotdog fold thioesterase: protein MERLHAKVDEQPFARRLGMRLVELREGYSKVEMEPSDDNKNFFGTVHGGAIFSLIDQAFGAAANSHGTVAVAISVTVDYLRPASPDETLYAEAREVSRTRRISTYNIEVRNQDGELKAACLAMAYRRDERIQFE from the coding sequence TTGGAGAGACTTCATGCAAAGGTCGATGAGCAGCCTTTCGCGCGAAGGCTTGGCATGAGGCTTGTTGAGCTGAGGGAGGGATACTCGAAGGTCGAGATGGAGCCGTCAGATGATAACAAAAACTTCTTCGGAACAGTCCATGGTGGGGCGATATTCTCTCTGATAGACCAGGCATTTGGTGCAGCGGCAAACTCTCATGGAACGGTCGCTGTGGCGATAAGCGTGACCGTGGACTACCTCCGCCCCGCCAGTCCGGATGAGACGCTTTACGCAGAGGCCAGAGAGGTCAGCAGAACCCGGAGGATCTCAACATACAACATCGAGGTCAGAAATCAGGATGGCGAGCTGAAGGCCGCATGCCTTGCGATGGCATACAGAAGGGATGAAAGGATCCAGTTCGAGTGA
- the acsC gene encoding acetyl-CoA decarbonylase/synthase complex subunit gamma, producing the protein MKEKSPLNLYKHLPQTNCGKCGLQTCMAFAAALIDRSKRVEECTPLAEEKKYAKKYETLKSIVAPEIRLVYVGTGDKELKVGGEDVMYRHQMTFFNKPPFAYDVTDTMDEAALVERVKKISTWKKFYIGKWERVEMIAVRSTSGDPAKFAACVKKVMETTDYPLILCSFDPKVLRAGLEVAAKTRPLVYAANKDNWQEVAKLVHEFNVPVVLSVPFDLDGLKSMALTFEQMGIHDLILDFGTAPNGKKLQESLHNLLKLRRAALEEGQKDIAYPTIALPINAWFTTKDPVRAAYWESVLTATFVIRGASIMIKHCIEPHCVMPDMHLRYNIYTDPRRPVQVKPGIYKVGNPTEESPVFVTTNFALTYYTVESDVASNNIDAYIMSINTDGIGVQASVAGGQLNPQKIVDAFKEADFDFTKMKYPSIVLPGMAAKFSGELEDLFGGKVKILVGPEDSGRIVDWMKSYWPPK; encoded by the coding sequence ATGAAGGAAAAGAGCCCCCTGAATCTTTACAAGCATCTGCCTCAGACCAACTGCGGAAAGTGCGGGCTGCAGACCTGCATGGCATTTGCAGCAGCTCTTATCGACAGATCCAAGCGCGTCGAGGAGTGCACACCGCTGGCCGAGGAGAAGAAGTACGCGAAGAAGTACGAGACCCTCAAGTCGATAGTTGCCCCTGAGATAAGGCTCGTCTATGTGGGCACAGGCGATAAGGAGCTGAAGGTCGGCGGCGAGGATGTCATGTACCGCCACCAGATGACGTTCTTCAACAAGCCGCCGTTTGCATATGACGTCACAGATACAATGGACGAGGCTGCTCTCGTCGAGCGTGTGAAGAAGATCAGCACGTGGAAGAAGTTCTACATAGGCAAGTGGGAGCGCGTGGAGATGATCGCTGTCAGGTCAACCTCAGGCGATCCCGCAAAGTTCGCCGCGTGCGTGAAGAAGGTCATGGAGACCACGGACTATCCGCTTATCCTGTGCTCATTCGATCCGAAGGTTCTGAGGGCAGGCCTTGAGGTCGCAGCCAAGACCAGACCACTGGTGTACGCAGCAAACAAGGACAACTGGCAGGAGGTCGCGAAACTCGTCCACGAGTTCAACGTGCCGGTCGTTCTCAGCGTGCCCTTCGATCTTGATGGTCTCAAGTCGATGGCGCTGACATTCGAGCAGATGGGCATCCATGATCTGATTCTCGACTTCGGAACAGCGCCCAACGGCAAGAAGCTCCAGGAGTCGCTGCACAACCTTCTCAAGCTCAGAAGGGCGGCGCTCGAGGAGGGCCAGAAGGACATCGCCTACCCGACGATCGCCCTGCCGATCAACGCGTGGTTCACAACCAAGGACCCGGTGAGGGCTGCCTACTGGGAGTCTGTGCTTACAGCGACATTCGTCATACGCGGTGCCTCTATAATGATCAAGCACTGCATCGAGCCGCACTGCGTGATGCCTGACATGCACCTCAGGTACAACATCTACACCGACCCGAGGAGGCCTGTCCAGGTCAAGCCCGGCATCTACAAGGTCGGCAACCCCACAGAGGAGTCGCCGGTATTCGTCACAACGAACTTCGCTCTCACCTACTACACTGTCGAATCGGATGTCGCCTCGAACAACATCGATGCCTACATAATGTCAATCAACACGGATGGCATCGGTGTGCAGGCATCGGTTGCTGGCGGCCAGCTGAACCCGCAGAAGATCGTCGATGCGTTCAAGGAGGCCGACTTCGACTTCACAAAGATGAAGTACCCGTCGATCGTTCTGCCAGGGATGGCCGCGAAGTTCAGCGGCGAGCTCGAGGATCTCTTTGGCGGAAAGGTGAAGATCCTGGTGGGACCGGAGGATTCCGGACGTATAGTCGACTGGATGAAGAGCTACTGGCCACCGAAGTGA
- the cdhD gene encoding CO dehydrogenase/acetyl-CoA synthase subunit delta, whose protein sequence is MAEEKKIKLSDLNKTLAQYGVEAIEGVSIEGDIEIEIDTGAAGIGPLFAYYFGQEVAQIAVQLVKFARSMGYPVDALLQPAAVAHAISPAPAEVVEAAAKVPEWKVATSLVQAKFQVGIDETWKYPIQEVTLGATKADGGSRGHTIKIGGEKALPFFYDAPMPHRPVVTMDVFDMPIGMAKAVKMHYEDVINDPGEWAKKAVTKFGADLVTIHLISTDPLLKDTPPREAAKTVEEVLQAVDVPICIGGSGNPDKDPEVLKAAAEVAQGERALIASANLNMDWEKIGKACVDNGHVCLAWTQLEINSQKELNRKLMKVAGVPRESIVMDPTTAALAYGLDFAYTNMERIRLGALKGDEELTFPMSSGTTNAWGVREAWMVRSPNKEDSDWGDRMLRGPIWEIITGFSLAMAGVDIFMMMHPLAVAYLQEITQTLMGLIDAQTPDLTNWVKMEV, encoded by the coding sequence ATGGCAGAGGAGAAGAAGATCAAGTTATCAGATCTGAACAAGACTTTGGCGCAATATGGCGTTGAGGCCATCGAGGGTGTATCCATCGAGGGCGATATAGAGATCGAGATAGATACCGGGGCTGCCGGCATAGGGCCGCTCTTCGCCTACTACTTCGGCCAGGAGGTTGCCCAGATCGCAGTGCAGCTCGTCAAGTTCGCCAGGAGCATGGGGTATCCGGTAGATGCTCTGCTCCAGCCTGCTGCAGTTGCGCATGCGATATCGCCAGCACCTGCTGAGGTCGTTGAGGCCGCGGCCAAGGTCCCGGAGTGGAAGGTCGCCACAAGCCTGGTCCAGGCGAAGTTCCAGGTCGGAATCGATGAGACCTGGAAGTATCCGATCCAGGAGGTCACGCTTGGAGCCACGAAGGCTGATGGCGGAAGCAGAGGTCACACGATCAAGATAGGCGGAGAGAAGGCGCTGCCGTTCTTCTACGACGCACCGATGCCGCACAGGCCCGTGGTCACGATGGACGTCTTCGACATGCCCATCGGCATGGCAAAGGCTGTCAAGATGCACTACGAGGATGTCATCAACGATCCCGGCGAGTGGGCGAAGAAGGCTGTCACAAAGTTCGGCGCCGATCTCGTCACGATACACCTCATAAGCACAGATCCCCTCCTGAAGGATACGCCCCCAAGAGAGGCAGCCAAGACAGTGGAGGAGGTACTCCAGGCTGTGGACGTCCCGATATGCATCGGCGGCTCCGGCAACCCGGACAAGGATCCCGAGGTCCTCAAGGCTGCTGCAGAGGTCGCACAGGGCGAGCGCGCGCTGATCGCAAGCGCCAACCTGAACATGGACTGGGAGAAGATCGGGAAGGCGTGCGTGGACAACGGCCATGTCTGCCTGGCGTGGACGCAGCTTGAGATCAACTCGCAGAAGGAGCTCAACAGGAAGCTCATGAAGGTCGCAGGCGTGCCGAGGGAGTCCATAGTGATGGATCCGACCACGGCTGCTCTCGCCTACGGTCTCGACTTCGCATACACCAACATGGAGCGCATAAGGCTCGGAGCGCTGAAGGGCGACGAGGAGCTCACATTCCCGATGTCCTCAGGCACGACAAACGCATGGGGCGTCAGGGAGGCCTGGATGGTCCGCTCACCCAACAAGGAGGACTCAGACTGGGGCGACAGGATGCTCAGAGGCCCGATCTGGGAGATCATCACCGGATTCTCGCTTGCGATGGCAGGCGTGGATATATTCATGATGATGCATCCGCTTGCGGTCGCGTACCTCCAGGAGATCACTCAGACCCTCATGGGACTGATAGATGCGCAGACTCCTGATTTAACCAACTGGGTCAAGATGGAGGTCTGA